In one window of Dromaius novaehollandiae isolate bDroNov1 chromosome W, bDroNov1.hap1, whole genome shotgun sequence DNA:
- the LOC135324325 gene encoding PHD finger protein 24-like: protein MGVLMSRRQTVEKVQKVSLAVSAFKDGLKDQPSTRRRAEAEGSRRGTLEQTVQEGEDEAPAGPSQPEESSTSKAAWERLRDGRGVEPEEFDRANRFTPPAFIRPTRELHDDEPPDISLEQREQVLNDEMCEICEVWTAESLFPCRICSRVYHDGCLRRMGYLQNDSAVEVTETAHTETGWSCNYCDNLNLLLTEEEMYSLMETLQQCKIIPDTCLTLDDFLHYKHLVHKQQFERPMGEAQEERAALQFSALDPDKKGHIEWPDFLSHESIQLLQKLRPQNSLLRLLTAKERERARMAFLALDQDSDGFIGESECHKAQHAWFRKHQKETPSCNVSISHVGPMSESSPASSGSSKSQEKSLLATEQEEARPIDWPTFLRENVAYILAARPNSAAVHLKPPA from the exons ATGGGGGTGCTTATGTCAAGGCGGCAGACGGTGGAGAAGGTGCAGAAGGTCAGCTTGGCAGTGTCAGCCTTTAAAGACGGGCTGAAAGATCAGCCATCAACGCGGCGGCGGGCAGAGGCCGAGGGTTCGCGCCGGGGGACGCTGGAGCAGACAGTGCAAGAGGGAGAGGACGAGGCACCTGCAGGCCCCTCCCAGCCAGAGGAGAGCAGCACCAGCAAGGCAGCATGGGAACGGCTGCGGGACGGCCGGGGAGTGGAGCCAGAGGAGTTTGACCGGGCCAACAGGTTCACACCACCTGCCTTCATCCGGCCCACACGGGAGCTGCACGATGATGAGCCACCGGACATCAGCCTGGAGCAACGGGAGCAG GTCCTCAATGATGAGATGTGTGAGATCTGTGAGGTGTGGACAGCCGAGAGCCTCTTCCCCTGCCGCATCTGCAGCCGGGTATACCACGATGGCTGCCTGCGCCGCATGGGCTACCTGCAGAACGACAGCGCCGTGGAGGTGACAGAGACCGCGCACACTGAgacaggctggagctgcaactACTGT gACAACCTCAATCTCCTGCTGACAGAGGAAGAGATGTACAGCCTGATGGAGACCTTGCAGCAGTGCAAGATCATTCCAG ACACCTGCCTGACTCTGGACGACTTCCTGCACTACAAGCACCTGGTGCATAAGCAGCAGTTCGAGAGGCCCATGGGAGAGGCCCAGGAGGAGCGGGCTGCCCTGCAGTTCTCTGCCCTGGACCCTGACAAGAAGGGGCACATCGAGTGGCCGGACTTCCTCTCCCACGAGTCcatccagctgctgcagaaactcCGGCCACAG AACTCCCTGCTGCGGCTGCTGACAGCCAAGGAGCGGGAGCGGGCGCGCATGGCCTTCCTGGCCCTCGACCAGGACAGCGACGGCTTCATCGGGGAGAGCGAGTGCCACAAGGCCCAGCATGCCTGGTTCCGGAAGCACCAGAAGGAAACGCCATCCTGCAACGTCAG CATCAGCCACGTAGGACCCATGTCTGAgagcagccctgccagcagcggcagcagcaagaGCCAGGAGAAGTCCCTGCTGGCCACGGAGCAGGAGGAGGCCAG GCCCATCGACTGGCCAACCTTCCTGCGGGAGAACGTCGCCTACATCCTGGCCGCCCGCCCCAACAGCGCCGCCGTCCACCTGAAGCCGCCGGCGTAG